A window of the Hydrogenispora ethanolica genome harbors these coding sequences:
- a CDS encoding glycoside hydrolase family 5 protein, with the protein MEMLQAQGRQIVDSQGKPVQLRGTCIGGWMNMENFINGYPGSERGLREAVSKALGKGKGEFFFERLLDHFFNENDIKFIKESGANVVRIPLNYRHFEADDHPFVYQEAGFQRLDRVINWCQEQEIYVILDMHAVQGWQNPHWHSDNSKGVSLFWHHSQYQERFIALWAVLAERYKDRAVVAGYNLMNEPCVNTPDGDYPYNFFKNYVPDFERMNRIYRKAVTAIREIDSKHLIFLEGDKYSVLFQGLEAPFADNLVYSSHNYNTAGFGPGRYPGEFHTHSIDLDYQNGYWDRDRQAAVFKNCEGAQFAEKYNVPLWVGEFGSQYNGPQAELPDRLAAMDDQIGVFEEFGAHWTTWTYKDVGVMGWVTLDPESEYLQIIQKVQEKKKLFGAENFTDRTLVTEAKTRLSDFAGLLAKEIDCYPIHPVDNVNALSEIVLQGYAASLLQPVYANLFKGMSEERLDSLLSSFELKNCQVNQGLMKVIQKYTKP; encoded by the coding sequence ATGGAAATGCTGCAGGCTCAAGGAAGACAGATAGTCGATTCGCAAGGGAAGCCGGTTCAATTGCGCGGTACTTGCATTGGCGGCTGGATGAACATGGAGAACTTTATCAACGGCTACCCTGGTTCGGAACGGGGACTCCGCGAAGCGGTTTCAAAGGCGCTGGGGAAAGGGAAGGGCGAGTTCTTCTTCGAACGTTTATTAGACCATTTCTTCAATGAGAACGACATCAAATTCATCAAAGAATCCGGGGCCAATGTCGTCCGGATACCCTTGAATTACCGGCATTTCGAGGCTGATGACCACCCTTTTGTCTACCAGGAAGCCGGCTTTCAAAGATTGGACCGGGTGATCAACTGGTGCCAGGAACAGGAAATCTATGTGATCCTGGATATGCACGCGGTTCAAGGATGGCAGAATCCCCACTGGCACAGCGATAACAGCAAAGGAGTGAGCCTTTTCTGGCATCACTCCCAGTATCAGGAACGATTCATCGCACTATGGGCGGTATTGGCGGAACGGTATAAAGATCGGGCGGTCGTCGCCGGCTACAATCTGATGAATGAACCGTGTGTCAATACGCCGGATGGCGATTATCCATACAATTTCTTCAAAAACTATGTTCCGGACTTCGAGCGGATGAACCGTATCTACCGTAAAGCCGTTACGGCGATTCGGGAGATTGACAGCAAACACCTGATCTTCCTGGAAGGGGATAAGTATTCGGTCCTATTTCAAGGGCTTGAGGCGCCCTTTGCCGATAATCTGGTCTACAGCAGTCATAATTATAATACGGCCGGTTTCGGGCCGGGCCGTTATCCGGGAGAATTCCATACCCATTCGATTGATCTGGATTATCAAAACGGCTATTGGGACAGAGACCGGCAGGCTGCCGTATTTAAAAACTGCGAAGGCGCCCAATTTGCCGAAAAGTACAACGTGCCGCTCTGGGTGGGCGAATTCGGCTCCCAATACAACGGGCCCCAAGCGGAGCTTCCCGACCGCCTGGCGGCGATGGATGACCAGATCGGGGTTTTTGAAGAATTCGGAGCGCACTGGACCACGTGGACCTATAAGGATGTCGGCGTCATGGGCTGGGTGACGCTTGATCCCGAATCGGAGTATCTGCAAATCATCCAAAAAGTTCAGGAAAAGAAGAAGTTGTTCGGGGCCGAGAATTTTACAGACCGGACGCTGGTCACGGAGGCCAAAACCAGACTGTCCGATTTTGCGGGTTTGCTTGCGAAAGAGATCGACTGCTATCCGATTCATCCGGTTGACAATGTCAATGCGCTCAGTGAGATAGTATTGCAGGGATATGCCGCATCCTTGCTTCAGCCGGTCTATGCCAACCTGTTTAAAGGCATGAGCGAGGAACGGCTGGATAGCTTATTGAGTTCATTTGAGCTGAAGAATTGTCAAGTGAATCAGGGATTGATGAAAGTGATTCAAAAGTATACCAAGCCATAA
- a CDS encoding LacI family DNA-binding transcriptional regulator has product MYNIDDIARFANVSRTTVSRVLNHDPGVSQKTQEKVLKVIREMNYVPNAAARTLVRKKTDIIGVLVNNVTDIFWDRIISGIEKSLHNLEYEAIYVNVKRFQNEPINRDKYKKMIRLLAEGRVDGIIIAITNELDREDVDFLVSRNLPFVVIQNSFEDARVNSINIDNFKETYTSTEYLLDLGHRDIAYVAGDLQSKIAINRLKGFEKALEDHGLPIVRARILQGNNSFEEGYWRMKQILSWDRKPTAVSFYNDIMAYGGINAAQEDGVRIPEDISVIGFDGLSGEDPFAKLAPPLTTMHQPMASMGERAAKIIVDKINGNHDEVIHEIFAVKLVEKGSCKRLTGPESGAVSPVTTT; this is encoded by the coding sequence ATGTATAACATAGATGATATCGCGCGGTTTGCCAATGTTTCCCGCACGACCGTTTCCCGGGTTTTGAACCATGACCCGGGAGTGAGTCAAAAAACGCAGGAAAAAGTATTGAAAGTCATCCGGGAAATGAACTATGTTCCCAACGCGGCGGCTCGGACTTTAGTCCGTAAAAAAACGGATATCATCGGAGTCTTGGTCAATAATGTGACCGATATCTTTTGGGACCGGATCATCAGCGGCATTGAGAAGAGTCTCCACAATCTTGAATACGAAGCAATCTATGTCAATGTCAAGCGCTTTCAAAATGAACCGATCAATCGTGATAAGTACAAGAAGATGATCAGGCTGTTGGCCGAAGGAAGAGTCGACGGAATCATCATTGCGATCACCAATGAACTGGACCGGGAGGACGTCGATTTCCTGGTGAGCAGAAACTTGCCCTTTGTGGTCATTCAAAACAGCTTCGAGGATGCCAGGGTGAATTCCATAAATATTGATAATTTCAAGGAGACCTATACTTCCACGGAGTATCTGCTCGACTTGGGCCATCGCGATATTGCCTATGTGGCGGGCGATCTGCAGAGCAAAATTGCCATCAACCGGTTAAAAGGCTTTGAAAAGGCGCTTGAAGATCATGGTCTACCCATTGTCAGGGCGAGGATTCTTCAGGGAAACAACTCTTTTGAAGAAGGTTATTGGCGGATGAAGCAAATCCTGTCGTGGGACAGGAAACCGACCGCGGTCTCTTTTTATAATGATATCATGGCCTATGGCGGGATCAATGCCGCTCAGGAAGACGGGGTCAGAATACCGGAGGATATTTCGGTAATCGGGTTTGACGGATTATCCGGCGAAGATCCATTTGCCAAACTGGCTCCGCCGTTGACCACGATGCATCAGCCGATGGCTAGCATGGGAGAGCGGGCGGCGAAAATCATCGTTGATAAAATCAACGGCAATCATGATGAAGTGATCCACGAGATTTTCGCTGTGAAATTGGTCGAAAAGGGCTCTTGCAAAAGGCTGACCGGCCCCGAAAGCGGTGCCGTTTCGCCGGTTACAACGACTTGA
- a CDS encoding nitroreductase family protein produces the protein MDRTEKFPPEEPITAIIKRRGSVRTYDGRQLPEEIKAELRRICTAADGPFAERVRIEFIEKITLGPAVKLGTYGVIQGAPSFLAAAVQKGDRPLEQLGFVFEKVILEATALGLGTCWLGGSFSRGDFARAMALAENEFIPIVSPVGYKKERRRLVDSLIRATAGSSRRKPWSELFFHQDFDRSLTEAEAGEYAEALEMVRLAPSASNKQPWRIVKDRAGLHFYEKHAAGYASMGFDMQRIDLGIAMCHLQLAAAERGLAGRWVSQAPGIGEIPAHTEYIISWMT, from the coding sequence ATGGATCGGACCGAGAAATTCCCTCCGGAGGAGCCCATCACCGCTATCATCAAGCGGCGCGGTTCCGTCCGGACTTATGACGGGCGGCAGCTCCCGGAGGAGATCAAAGCTGAGCTTCGCCGCATTTGCACCGCGGCGGACGGCCCTTTCGCGGAGCGGGTACGGATCGAGTTCATTGAAAAGATCACGCTCGGTCCGGCGGTGAAATTGGGCACTTACGGAGTGATACAGGGAGCGCCTTCGTTTTTGGCGGCGGCCGTTCAAAAAGGGGACCGTCCTTTGGAACAGCTGGGTTTCGTCTTTGAAAAAGTCATTCTGGAGGCGACCGCCTTGGGGCTTGGAACCTGCTGGCTGGGGGGCTCATTCAGCCGGGGAGATTTTGCCCGCGCCATGGCGTTGGCGGAGAACGAGTTCATCCCCATCGTTTCGCCGGTGGGATACAAGAAAGAGCGCCGCCGGTTGGTGGATTCGTTGATACGGGCCACTGCCGGGTCGAGCCGGCGCAAGCCCTGGAGCGAGCTTTTCTTTCACCAAGATTTTGACCGGAGTCTGACGGAGGCGGAGGCGGGCGAATATGCCGAGGCCCTGGAGATGGTCAGGCTGGCGCCCTCCGCGTCGAATAAACAGCCCTGGCGAATTGTGAAGGACCGGGCCGGCTTGCATTTTTATGAGAAGCACGCGGCGGGATACGCTTCGATGGGTTTTGACATGCAAAGAATCGATCTGGGGATCGCCATGTGCCACCTGCAGCTCGCCGCAGCCGAACGGGGCCTGGCGGGACGATGGGTTTCCCAAGCTCCCGGTATCGGTGAGATTCCCGCTCACACCGAGTATATTATCAGCTGGATGACGTAA
- a CDS encoding YlmC/YmxH family sporulation protein — MRASELDGKEVIDIQSGERYGVLKKSELLLDLSTGTVESLVIVKRGWTGRDVEVKTIPWRSIQKISDELILFEDRETTASGETDPRNI, encoded by the coding sequence TTGCGGGCGAGTGAATTGGACGGAAAGGAAGTCATCGATATCCAATCCGGGGAACGCTACGGGGTGCTCAAAAAGAGCGAGTTATTGCTGGATCTGAGCACCGGCACGGTGGAAAGCCTGGTGATCGTGAAACGGGGTTGGACCGGCCGCGATGTGGAGGTCAAGACCATTCCCTGGCGGAGTATCCAAAAGATCAGCGATGAACTGATCCTCTTCGAAGATCGCGAAACAACGGCTTCCGGTGAGACGGACCCGCGCAATATCTAG
- the dapB gene encoding 4-hydroxy-tetrahydrodipicolinate reductase, protein MGAIRVLVIGASGKMGREVVRAIVNDAELELVGAVDRMHVGKDAGLIAGIEPLNVFIREDLAAALQADKPQVVVDFTAPASIMNNLHLVIAARLHAVVGTTGLSRENLREIEELCHDSGVNVLVAPNFAIGALLMMRFAAQAAKFFPHVEIIELHHDQKLDAPSGTSIKTAELILAGQNEPANACVGEEKLPGARGGEMGGIRLHSVRLPGLIAHQEVIFGGEGQTLTIRHDSLSRESFMPGVVLAIKKIGSRPGLTYGLEELLF, encoded by the coding sequence TTGGGCGCGATTCGCGTATTGGTGATTGGCGCTTCCGGCAAAATGGGGCGGGAAGTCGTCAGAGCAATTGTTAACGATGCCGAGCTAGAGTTGGTCGGCGCGGTCGACCGGATGCACGTCGGAAAGGACGCCGGACTCATTGCCGGCATCGAACCGCTGAACGTGTTCATCCGGGAAGATCTGGCCGCCGCTTTGCAGGCGGACAAACCTCAGGTGGTGGTCGATTTTACCGCGCCGGCCTCGATCATGAATAACCTGCACCTCGTCATCGCCGCGCGGCTGCACGCGGTCGTCGGCACCACCGGGCTCTCCAGAGAAAACCTCCGTGAGATCGAGGAGCTTTGCCATGACTCCGGAGTCAACGTCTTGGTGGCTCCCAATTTTGCCATCGGCGCCCTGTTGATGATGCGTTTCGCCGCGCAGGCGGCCAAGTTCTTCCCGCATGTCGAGATCATCGAGTTGCATCACGATCAAAAATTGGATGCCCCTTCGGGGACTTCCATTAAGACCGCCGAGCTGATTCTGGCCGGCCAGAACGAGCCGGCCAACGCGTGCGTGGGCGAGGAAAAACTGCCCGGGGCGCGCGGCGGAGAGATGGGCGGAATTCGGCTTCATAGCGTGCGGCTGCCGGGACTCATCGCGCATCAGGAAGTCATCTTCGGCGGCGAGGGCCAGACTTTGACGATCCGCCATGACTCGCTCAGCCGCGAATCATTCATGCCCGGGGTGGTTCTGGCGATCAAAAAGATCGGCAGCCGGCCGGGATTGACATATGGGCTGGAAGAGCTGCTCTTTTAG